In Paenibacillus larvae subsp. larvae, the following proteins share a genomic window:
- a CDS encoding AAA family ATPase, translated as MNMRQFNHGSKQGKVEKPMEHKLDLVSLLEYIDPSYLNYQEWINVGMALKYEGYTASNWDDWSKRDSTRYHPGECFKKWTTFEGTGTPITGATITQMAKDNGWMPRSADREDRELDWNDEIAGDYVVVDKNWIEGKEIHEPAVWNPVQQLTTYLEILFEASENVGYVVDTWQNDEGKYLPTKGAWDRSAGELIQLLNQCNGDIGSVLGDYNPEAGAWIRFNPLDGKGVKNENVTDFRYALVESDTMDIEKQNAIMRELELPIAVLVYSGGKSLHAIVRIDAASYDEYRKRVDYLYNVCKKNGLSIDNQNRNPSRLSRMPGVERNGKKQFIVDTNIGKSGWAEWHEWIEGVNDDLPDPESLTDYWDNMPQLAPPLIEGVLRQGHKMLMAGPSKAGKSFALIELSIAIAEGGKWMGWPCTKGKVLYVNLELDSASCLHRFKDVYSALNWQPNNLGNIDIWNLRGKSVPMDKLAPKLIRRAAKKNYIAVIIDPIYKVLTGDENSADQMAHFTNQFDKIATELGASVIYCHHHSKGSQGGKKSMDRASGSGVFARDPDALIDLVELEVTEALMKQEENKAICAVYQQFFEKFNPDYLEEHVSLDDALNAKAMEEHAKRAIPSQLASAQERTKQAVRSVRIRSAWRVEGTLREYPKFEPVNMWFQYPIHKVDDVGSLKDIEPEGEAPAWKKATNKRKDSAKKERRSKAEEFEEVVKNCNFGEPPTVLDVISWYSSTGKEVAERTVRDWIKKYGYEIDRSIGFRIIKKEDKEDE; from the coding sequence ATGAATATGAGGCAATTCAATCATGGGTCGAAACAGGGAAAGGTTGAGAAGCCTATGGAACATAAATTGGATCTTGTTTCTTTACTGGAGTATATCGATCCATCCTACCTAAATTATCAGGAATGGATCAACGTGGGCATGGCCCTCAAATATGAAGGTTATACGGCGAGTAATTGGGATGATTGGAGTAAACGGGACAGCACTCGTTACCATCCCGGAGAATGCTTTAAGAAGTGGACCACGTTTGAAGGTACGGGAACGCCGATCACGGGAGCGACGATCACGCAGATGGCGAAGGATAACGGCTGGATGCCGCGCTCCGCAGATCGCGAGGACCGGGAGCTGGACTGGAATGACGAAATCGCAGGTGATTATGTGGTTGTCGATAAGAACTGGATTGAAGGAAAAGAGATTCACGAGCCGGCCGTCTGGAACCCAGTGCAGCAGTTGACCACATACCTAGAAATATTGTTTGAAGCATCTGAAAATGTCGGCTATGTAGTGGACACTTGGCAAAACGATGAAGGAAAATACCTGCCAACCAAAGGGGCATGGGACCGGTCAGCCGGTGAATTGATTCAGCTACTTAACCAATGTAATGGCGATATTGGGTCTGTCCTAGGGGATTACAACCCAGAAGCCGGCGCATGGATTCGGTTTAATCCGTTGGATGGTAAGGGCGTCAAAAACGAGAATGTGACCGATTTTCGATATGCCTTGGTCGAGTCCGACACGATGGATATTGAAAAGCAAAATGCCATCATGCGGGAACTGGAGCTGCCGATTGCTGTACTGGTCTACAGTGGTGGGAAGAGTCTCCACGCCATCGTACGGATTGATGCGGCTAGTTACGACGAATATCGAAAACGGGTCGATTACTTGTATAACGTTTGTAAAAAGAACGGTCTCAGTATCGACAATCAAAACAGGAACCCGTCCAGGCTATCTCGTATGCCGGGCGTCGAGCGTAACGGTAAAAAGCAATTCATTGTGGACACCAACATCGGCAAATCAGGCTGGGCAGAGTGGCATGAATGGATTGAGGGCGTCAATGACGATCTGCCGGATCCGGAAAGCCTGACGGATTATTGGGACAACATGCCGCAGTTGGCACCGCCGTTGATTGAGGGCGTGCTGCGGCAAGGGCACAAGATGCTCATGGCCGGGCCGTCTAAGGCCGGGAAGTCTTTCGCACTGATTGAGCTTAGCATTGCCATAGCTGAAGGCGGTAAATGGATGGGATGGCCATGCACAAAGGGCAAGGTACTGTATGTCAATTTGGAACTTGACAGCGCTTCTTGTCTCCATCGTTTTAAGGACGTATATAGCGCGCTTAACTGGCAGCCTAACAACCTTGGAAATATTGACATCTGGAACCTTCGTGGGAAGTCAGTTCCGATGGATAAGCTTGCGCCGAAGCTGATCCGGCGCGCAGCCAAGAAGAATTATATTGCGGTCATTATTGATCCTATTTATAAAGTGTTAACCGGTGATGAGAACAGCGCCGACCAGATGGCGCACTTTACTAACCAATTCGATAAGATCGCAACGGAATTAGGAGCCAGCGTCATCTACTGTCACCACCATTCTAAGGGATCACAGGGCGGTAAAAAATCGATGGACCGGGCATCCGGCAGCGGCGTATTTGCACGCGACCCGGACGCGCTGATTGACTTGGTGGAGCTGGAAGTGACGGAAGCTCTAATGAAGCAAGAGGAAAACAAGGCTATATGTGCGGTCTATCAGCAGTTCTTTGAAAAATTTAATCCGGACTATTTGGAGGAACATGTATCACTGGACGACGCATTGAACGCCAAGGCTATGGAAGAACATGCAAAGCGTGCGATTCCTAGTCAGTTGGCAAGCGCTCAAGAGAGAACCAAGCAGGCCGTCCGCAGCGTCCGTATACGCTCAGCCTGGAGAGTCGAGGGCACGCTGCGGGAGTATCCGAAATTTGAGCCGGTAAACATGTGGTTCCAGTACCCGATCCATAAAGTGGATGACGTGGGCAGCTTGAAGGATATTGAGCCGGAAGGAGAAGCACCGGCTTGGAAGAAGGCGACGAACAAGCGGAAGGATTCGGCCAAGAAGGAACGCCGAAGCAAGGCAGAGGAGTTTGAAGAGGTCGTGAAAAACTGCAATTTTGGGGAGCCGCCTACCGTACTGGATGTCATATCATGGTACTCTTCAACTGGAAAAGAGGTTGCGGAACGTACCGTAAGAGATTGGATTAAGAAATACGGCTACGAAATTGATCGGTCAATCGGCTTCCGAATTATCAAAAAGGAAGACAAAGAAGATGAGTAA
- a CDS encoding RusA family crossover junction endodeoxyribonuclease: MTTEFFMAMIPPKTTSQQKQVTVVKNKPVFYEPPELKTARVKLMAHLGQHVPEKTYARPVRLVVKWCFPITGKRQDGEYKMTRPDIDNSQKLLFDCMTDLKFWKDDALVVSLVAEKFWAKLPGIYIKIEEV, translated from the coding sequence ATGACGACTGAGTTCTTCATGGCAATGATTCCGCCGAAAACAACTTCCCAGCAGAAACAGGTTACCGTCGTGAAAAACAAGCCGGTATTTTACGAGCCGCCCGAATTGAAAACTGCTCGGGTGAAATTGATGGCCCACCTTGGGCAACATGTGCCGGAGAAGACGTATGCACGGCCTGTCAGGTTGGTTGTGAAATGGTGTTTCCCAATCACAGGTAAGCGCCAGGACGGGGAGTATAAGATGACACGCCCAGATATCGACAACAGCCAGAAACTGCTTTTTGACTGCATGACGGATTTGAAGTTTTGGAAGGATGATGCCCTGGTGGTCAGCTTGGTTGCTGAAAAGTTCTGGGCCAAGCTGCCGGGCATCTATATCAAGATCGAAGAGGTATAG
- a CDS encoding sigma-70 family RNA polymerase sigma factor: MSIRYNPHLGYEDEMIPAYEKMVHSVARKYRSCIGAGLDYDDLVSVGMIGLIQAFRNYDPDRFNRKVSSFSTYAFNMIKWSIQRFLADKRFSVRVPRSIQNKLTVIWKQGWDQESAESIAEKTGWKLAEIREVKRHLAGWSVASLDQALSSDKTDEEATMLDVLPAMTDFTSVHVQDFLCALKPLERAVLELRLQDQTQKEIAMHIGKTQMYVSRILKKIKDKYTQFQAGTLKREAINMSKGRGNQMVSNPGIEWFVDEVVQTNPTIGLNSQGMHFNQRAVHQMGCKAGQCVQIGYDPEGPRLIIQVGDNGLKLRAQKSDSGLRIINKRLPDWLRRKKVTPKRYALQTDTGFYYIELDRHA, translated from the coding sequence TTGAGTATAAGATATAACCCTCATCTGGGATACGAAGATGAAATGATACCGGCATATGAGAAAATGGTGCATTCAGTAGCTCGAAAATACCGCAGCTGTATTGGTGCAGGACTTGATTATGATGATCTAGTGTCAGTCGGGATGATCGGACTTATCCAAGCATTCCGTAACTATGATCCAGACCGGTTTAACAGGAAAGTGTCTTCATTTTCGACTTATGCCTTTAACATGATCAAATGGAGTATTCAGCGATTTTTGGCGGATAAACGTTTTTCGGTTCGAGTACCCAGATCTATTCAAAACAAATTAACCGTTATTTGGAAACAAGGATGGGATCAAGAGTCAGCCGAGTCTATCGCTGAAAAGACTGGATGGAAGCTTGCTGAAATCCGGGAAGTCAAACGCCATTTAGCCGGGTGGTCGGTAGCTTCGTTAGATCAAGCATTGAGTTCTGATAAAACTGACGAAGAGGCAACTATGCTGGATGTACTTCCTGCTATGACAGATTTTACATCCGTTCATGTTCAAGATTTCTTGTGCGCTTTAAAACCATTAGAACGGGCCGTGCTTGAATTACGGCTGCAGGATCAAACACAAAAGGAAATTGCTATGCACATTGGCAAAACACAGATGTATGTGTCCCGGATTCTTAAGAAAATCAAAGATAAGTATACCCAGTTTCAAGCTGGAACTTTAAAAAGGGAGGCAATAAACATGAGTAAAGGACGCGGAAATCAGATGGTATCTAACCCCGGCATTGAATGGTTTGTCGACGAAGTTGTTCAAACGAATCCCACTATTGGCTTAAATAGCCAAGGGATGCATTTTAATCAAAGAGCAGTCCATCAGATGGGGTGTAAAGCAGGCCAGTGTGTCCAGATTGGTTATGATCCAGAGGGCCCAAGGTTGATCATTCAAGTCGGTGACAATGGCCTGAAGCTTCGGGCTCAAAAAAGCGATAGTGGCCTTCGTATAATCAACAAGCGTTTGCCTGATTGGTTGCGTCGAAAAAAAGTTACCCCCAAACGCTACGCACTTCAAACTGATACGGGATTTTATTACATTGAGCTGGATCGCCATGCGTGA
- a CDS encoding DUF6877 family protein has translation MNSGCECNDPLREILKISSQLPPVVLRDINQRIGDWLAMGGRSTDSYIVQQLRYARQTLERVAE, from the coding sequence ATGAATAGCGGTTGTGAATGCAATGATCCATTACGTGAAATTCTCAAAATCTCTAGTCAATTACCGCCGGTTGTTCTTCGAGATATTAACCAAAGGATAGGGGACTGGTTGGCGATGGGCGGACGAAGTACGGATTCTTATATTGTTCAGCAGTTACGTTATGCAAGGCAAACGCTAGAGAGGGTGGCAGAATGA
- a CDS encoding RinA family phage transcriptional regulator — MSNQTKLRRGTFQHVESELYSYHETRKEIIRLKNEILYGSTPADENVGGSKSNLPGDPTGKTAVLLTSHKKLEQLQAISDAIETTYNALDPAKQKLVRLRYWARPQLLNWEGIASQLHVSRRQAMRWRDEIVRMVAIRLGWR; from the coding sequence ATGAGCAATCAAACGAAATTAAGACGTGGGACTTTTCAACATGTAGAATCTGAGCTTTATTCCTATCATGAGACGAGGAAAGAAATCATTAGATTGAAAAATGAAATTTTGTACGGGTCTACTCCGGCAGATGAAAATGTGGGTGGCAGTAAAAGTAATCTACCGGGTGATCCTACGGGGAAAACAGCAGTCTTATTAACCAGTCACAAAAAACTGGAGCAGTTGCAGGCAATTTCAGATGCAATAGAAACAACTTATAATGCCTTAGACCCAGCGAAACAAAAGCTTGTACGGTTGAGGTACTGGGCTCGACCCCAACTTTTAAACTGGGAAGGTATAGCGAGCCAACTACATGTTAGCCGACGGCAAGCAATGCGCTGGAGGGATGAGATTGTCCGTATGGTAGCCATTAGGTTGGGATGGAGATGA
- a CDS encoding Acb2/Tad1 domain-containing protein, with product MSNPQIENNFKYHAPKEGQPEKYTALREKAKDLAYLLDELCPNSREKSLAITNLEQAVMWANAAIARN from the coding sequence ATGAGTAATCCACAAATCGAAAATAATTTTAAATATCATGCGCCAAAAGAAGGGCAGCCGGAAAAATATACTGCTCTTAGAGAAAAGGCTAAAGACCTCGCCTATTTGCTAGATGAGCTTTGCCCGAACAGTAGAGAGAAATCTTTAGCTATTACCAACCTTGAGCAAGCAGTGATGTGGGCGAACGCTGCCATCGCAAGGAATTAA
- a CDS encoding Thoeris anti-defense Tad2 family protein: MNFGQALEEVKKGKGMRLPQWRPDVVIKAQYPDEHSKMTAPYLYVESQFGRVPWKETMIELFSEAWEVVTIGAEGIEKVS, from the coding sequence ATGAATTTCGGACAAGCGCTTGAGGAAGTAAAGAAAGGAAAAGGTATGAGGCTACCACAATGGCGACCTGACGTGGTGATCAAGGCTCAATATCCTGATGAACATAGCAAGATGACGGCACCGTATTTGTACGTTGAGAGTCAATTTGGCAGAGTCCCTTGGAAAGAAACGATGATTGAGTTGTTCTCTGAAGCTTGGGAAGTTGTGACGATTGGGGCTGAGGGAATTGAAAAAGTATCGTAA
- the terS gene encoding phage terminase small subunit translates to MARARSPNREKAQKIWIDSGGTKKLKDIAEELGLNESQVRKWKSLDKWDDLKGNVPFTNSNVTNAKTPGAPKGNKNAVGNEGGAPRGNSNAVTHGFFRKYFPEETMEIMEQISERSPLDMLWDQIAIQYTAIVRAQRIMFVVDKDDETKVLKRQKTSDTMAEVEYEIQQAWDKQATFLQAQSRAMSTLQSMIRQYEDLCRSGVADEEQQLRIQKLKMEMKELSGESEANAHEQNSGYEAALNAQAVDVFADEVEHGEEA, encoded by the coding sequence ATGGCAAGAGCAAGAAGCCCAAACCGGGAAAAAGCACAGAAAATATGGATAGATAGTGGCGGAACAAAGAAACTGAAAGACATTGCCGAAGAACTTGGTTTAAATGAGTCTCAAGTACGGAAGTGGAAAAGTCTAGATAAATGGGACGATTTAAAAGGTAACGTTCCCTTTACGAATAGTAACGTTACCAATGCAAAAACACCCGGTGCACCAAAAGGAAATAAGAATGCAGTGGGCAATGAAGGTGGAGCACCTAGAGGTAACAGTAACGCCGTAACACATGGTTTCTTTCGCAAATACTTTCCCGAGGAAACGATGGAGATCATGGAGCAAATCTCCGAGCGCTCTCCACTTGACATGCTTTGGGATCAAATTGCCATACAGTATACAGCTATTGTAAGGGCACAACGGATCATGTTCGTAGTGGACAAGGACGACGAAACAAAGGTCCTCAAAAGGCAAAAAACGTCTGATACCATGGCCGAAGTAGAATACGAGATACAACAAGCTTGGGATAAACAAGCTACGTTCTTACAAGCCCAATCTAGGGCTATGTCAACATTACAAAGCATGATTAGGCAATATGAAGACCTCTGTCGCTCCGGGGTGGCTGACGAAGAACAGCAGCTACGTATACAGAAATTAAAAATGGAAATGAAAGAGCTATCGGGTGAGAGTGAAGCTAATGCCCATGAACAAAATAGTGGATATGAGGCAGCTTTAAATGCACAGGCGGTAGATGTGTTTGCTGATGAGGTGGAACATGGCGAAGAAGCGTAA
- a CDS encoding PBSX family phage terminase large subunit — translation MAKKRKRITSFKFKPFSLKQKKLLMWWTDNSIHRNKDIVIAEGAIRSGKTVAMIDSFLTWSLSKHRNQNFIVAGKSMGALKRNVLEPMFKILAAKGMDYHYHRSENPHIIIGTNTYYLFGAANDSSQDVLQGLTAAGLYLDEVALFPKSFVEQAIGRCSAETDGNGAKMFFNCNPAGPYHWFKTEYIDKAKEKNILILHFTMDDNLSLSEKVKERFRRMFTGVFYKRYILGLWVMAEGIIYDMFSERHRVKAPPIKKCSRFYVSIDYGTQNPTVFLLWGQYQNKWYCLKEYYYDGRKSEKQKTDRQYYDDLVQFIGDLQISSIIIDPSAASFITTIQENDRFRVLKAKNDVLEGIRNTATCLSNDLILFDDSCINCFKEFNTYSWDPKATQRGQDAPLKENDHCMDAIRYFVNTIILGKSEVKVNLMKGGL, via the coding sequence ATGGCGAAGAAGCGTAAACGCATCACATCATTCAAGTTCAAACCATTTAGCCTAAAGCAGAAGAAGCTTCTCATGTGGTGGACAGATAACAGTATCCACCGTAATAAAGATATTGTCATTGCCGAAGGTGCTATCCGTTCAGGAAAGACAGTGGCAATGATTGATTCTTTTTTAACCTGGTCACTCAGTAAACATCGAAACCAGAACTTTATTGTCGCTGGGAAATCAATGGGGGCTCTTAAGCGTAACGTCCTAGAACCGATGTTTAAGATTTTGGCTGCTAAAGGGATGGACTACCATTACCACAGATCAGAAAACCCACATATCATAATAGGCACAAATACCTATTACCTTTTTGGTGCTGCGAATGACTCCAGTCAGGATGTATTGCAGGGTTTAACGGCAGCCGGGTTATATTTGGATGAGGTTGCTTTATTTCCGAAATCTTTTGTAGAACAAGCAATTGGACGGTGTTCAGCGGAAACAGATGGAAACGGCGCAAAGATGTTTTTCAATTGTAACCCTGCAGGTCCTTATCACTGGTTCAAAACGGAATATATAGACAAGGCTAAAGAAAAGAATATCCTTATCCTTCATTTCACAATGGACGATAACCTGAGTCTTTCCGAGAAAGTGAAAGAAAGATTCCGTCGGATGTTTACAGGTGTTTTCTATAAGCGGTATATCCTTGGTTTGTGGGTTATGGCAGAGGGCATAATATATGACATGTTTTCCGAACGCCATCGGGTAAAGGCACCTCCGATAAAAAAATGCAGTCGTTTCTATGTGTCAATCGACTACGGCACACAAAACCCGACTGTTTTTTTATTGTGGGGACAATATCAAAATAAATGGTATTGTCTGAAAGAATACTATTACGATGGACGAAAATCGGAAAAACAAAAAACAGATCGACAGTATTATGATGATTTGGTGCAGTTTATTGGTGATCTGCAAATATCTAGTATTATAATTGATCCTTCCGCTGCAAGTTTCATAACAACGATACAGGAAAATGACAGATTCAGGGTTTTGAAGGCGAAAAATGATGTGTTAGAGGGGATTAGGAATACAGCTACGTGCCTGTCTAATGATTTAATTCTTTTTGATGACAGTTGTATAAATTGCTTTAAAGAATTTAATACGTACAGCTGGGATCCCAAAGCAACACAACGGGGCCAAGATGCTCCGCTTAAAGAAAATGACCACTGTATGGATGCCATTAGGTACTTTGTAAATACGATCATCCTAGGCAAGTCAGAAGTGAAAGTAAACCTGATGAAAGGAGGTCTATAG